Proteins from a genomic interval of Asticcacaulis sp. AND118:
- the cmk gene encoding (d)CMP kinase, producing MTDSLIIAFDGPAASGKGTLASVIAQDYGLPMLDTGLIYRAVGFQRAQKGLSLDDVQPMVEIARTLDTETLDNPALRGREAGEWASQVAAIPEVREALKQFQIDFAHQAGGAVLDGRDIGTVIAPDADVKIFVTARAEVRAHRRWLQLVKGNPNLSFEEVLTDIRLRDERDSSRASAPLEKAADAVLLDTTDLGIEAAIEHARRIVKDRRGSF from the coding sequence ATGACGGATTCCCTCATCATCGCCTTCGACGGACCCGCCGCTTCGGGCAAGGGCACCCTGGCCTCGGTCATCGCGCAGGATTACGGCCTGCCTATGCTCGATACCGGCCTGATCTACCGCGCGGTCGGTTTTCAGCGCGCGCAGAAGGGGCTTTCGCTGGACGATGTGCAGCCGATGGTCGAAATCGCCCGGACGCTGGATACCGAAACGCTCGACAATCCCGCCTTGCGCGGCCGGGAGGCGGGTGAGTGGGCCTCTCAGGTCGCCGCCATTCCCGAAGTCCGCGAGGCCCTGAAGCAGTTTCAGATCGATTTCGCCCATCAGGCGGGCGGCGCCGTGCTCGACGGACGCGACATAGGTACGGTGATTGCGCCGGACGCCGATGTGAAGATCTTCGTCACCGCCCGCGCCGAGGTCAGGGCGCACCGCCGTTGGCTGCAACTGGTCAAGGGCAATCCGAACCTGAGCTTCGAAGAGGTGCTGACCGACATTCGCCTGCGGGACGAGCGCGATTCCTCGCGCGCTTCTGCCCCGCTTGAGAAAGCGGCGGATGCCGTCTTGCTTGATACGACCGATTTAGGTATAGAGGCGGCCATCGAACATGCGCGACGCATCGTGAAGGACCGCCGCGGCTCTTTTTAA
- the rpsA gene encoding 30S ribosomal protein S1: protein MSDYNPSRDDFAALLDESLHGRDMLEGQVVHGLVVGLEKDFVIVDVGLKTEGRISLKEFGSDAANIKAGDTVEVYLERVENAMGEAVISREKARREEAWTRLEVIFNKGEPVMGTIVGRVKGGFTVDMDGASGFLPGSQVDIRPVRDIAPLMGKEQPFAILKMDRPRGNIVVSRRAILEEARAEQRTELVGQLAEGEIRDGVVKNITDYGAFVDLGGIDGLLHVTDMSWKRVSHPSQVLNVGDSVKVQIIKINPDTQRISLGMKQLQSDPWDGVEAKYPVGGKFTGRITNITDYGAFVELESGVEGLVHVSEMSWTKKNVHPGKIVSTSQEVDVVVLEVDAGKRRVSLGLKQAQNNPWDDFLSKHPIGSVIEGEVKNATEFGLFVGFENDIDGMVHLSDLDWNVAGEEAIAKYKKGDVVKTKVLDVDVEKERISLGIKQLGGDPMSGDTFRKGQTVTVTVTEVTSGGIEVKFGEDDAPVSAFIRKSDLSRDRNEQRVERYAVGDRVDAQITNVDKAARKVSVSIKALEMADEKQAIEQYGSQDSGASLGDILGAALRGQTKE from the coding sequence ATGAGCGATTACAATCCGTCGCGTGACGATTTCGCAGCCCTTCTGGACGAATCCCTCCACGGCCGCGACATGCTCGAAGGTCAGGTCGTACACGGCCTGGTCGTCGGTCTGGAAAAGGACTTCGTTATCGTCGATGTCGGTCTGAAGACCGAAGGCCGCATCTCGCTGAAGGAATTCGGCTCGGACGCCGCCAACATCAAGGCCGGCGACACCGTCGAAGTCTATCTGGAACGCGTCGAAAACGCCATGGGCGAAGCGGTCATCAGCCGTGAGAAGGCCCGCCGCGAAGAAGCCTGGACCCGCCTTGAAGTCATCTTCAACAAGGGCGAGCCGGTCATGGGCACCATCGTCGGCCGCGTCAAGGGCGGCTTCACCGTCGATATGGACGGCGCTTCGGGCTTCCTGCCCGGTTCGCAGGTCGATATCCGTCCGGTGCGCGACATCGCCCCGCTGATGGGCAAGGAACAGCCCTTCGCCATCCTGAAGATGGACCGTCCGCGCGGCAACATCGTCGTGTCGCGTCGCGCCATCCTCGAAGAAGCGCGCGCTGAACAGCGCACCGAGCTGGTCGGCCAACTGGCCGAAGGCGAAATCCGTGACGGCGTCGTCAAGAACATCACCGACTACGGTGCGTTCGTTGACCTCGGCGGCATCGACGGCCTGCTGCACGTCACCGACATGTCGTGGAAGCGCGTCTCGCATCCGTCGCAAGTCCTCAACGTCGGCGACAGCGTCAAGGTTCAGATCATCAAGATCAACCCGGACACGCAGCGCATCTCGCTCGGCATGAAGCAACTGCAGTCCGATCCGTGGGACGGCGTCGAAGCCAAATACCCGGTCGGCGGCAAGTTCACCGGTCGCATCACCAACATTACTGACTACGGCGCGTTCGTCGAACTGGAGTCGGGCGTCGAAGGTCTGGTGCACGTTTCGGAAATGTCCTGGACCAAGAAGAACGTCCATCCGGGCAAGATCGTTTCGACTTCGCAGGAAGTCGACGTGGTCGTGCTGGAAGTCGACGCCGGCAAGCGCCGCGTGTCGCTGGGCCTGAAGCAAGCCCAGAACAACCCGTGGGACGACTTCCTGTCGAAGCACCCGATCGGTTCGGTGATCGAAGGCGAAGTGAAGAACGCGACCGAATTCGGTCTGTTCGTCGGCTTCGAAAACGACATCGACGGCATGGTGCACCTGTCGGACCTCGACTGGAACGTGGCGGGCGAAGAAGCCATCGCCAAGTACAAGAAGGGCGATGTCGTCAAGACCAAGGTTCTGGACGTCGACGTCGAAAAGGAACGCATCTCGCTGGGCATCAAGCAGCTTGGCGGCGATCCGATGTCGGGCGACACCTTCCGCAAGGGCCAGACCGTGACCGTGACCGTGACTGAAGTCACTTCGGGCGGTATCGAAGTCAAGTTCGGTGAAGATGACGCGCCGGTTTCGGCCTTTATCCGCAAGTCGGACCTGTCGCGCGACCGTAACGAGCAGCGCGTTGAGCGTTATGCCGTGGGTGACCGCGTCGACGCCCAGATCACCAATGTCGACAAGGCCGCCCGCAAGGTGTCGGTGTCGATCAAGGCTCTGGAAATGGCCGATGAAAAGCAGGCCATCGAACAGTACGGCTCTCAGGACTCCGGCGCTTCGCTGGGCGACATCCTGGGTGCGGCCCTGCGCGGCCAAACCAAAGAGTAA
- a CDS encoding integration host factor subunit beta — translation MLKSELIERLASEYPHMTQKDVERIVNLILDSMIETLEKGGRVELRGFGAFSVRSRPARVGRNPRTGEAVSVPAKHVPFFKSGKELRERLNLTGDDNE, via the coding sequence ATGTTAAAATCGGAACTGATCGAGCGTTTGGCGTCCGAATATCCGCATATGACGCAAAAGGACGTGGAACGGATCGTCAATCTGATCCTCGATTCGATGATAGAGACGCTCGAAAAGGGCGGCCGCGTCGAGCTTCGCGGCTTCGGCGCTTTCTCGGTGCGTTCGCGCCCGGCGCGCGTGGGCCGCAATCCCCGGACGGGTGAGGCGGTGTCGGTCCCGGCCAAGCACGTGCCGTTTTTCAAGAGCGGCAAGGAACTGCGTGAACGCCTGAATTTGACGGGTGACGACAACGAATAG
- the mscL gene encoding large-conductance mechanosensitive channel protein MscL → MSIVSEFKTFLMRGNVIDLAVGVVIGGAFGKIVSSLVDNIIMPPIGLLTGGVDFSDLKLVLKAAVGETPEVAISYGLFINTLIQFVIIGAAIFMVVKAINRLFPPPAAPAAPAGPSEKELLADILEELKKK, encoded by the coding sequence ATGAGCATCGTTTCGGAATTCAAGACCTTCCTTATGCGTGGCAACGTCATCGACCTGGCGGTCGGTGTGGTTATCGGTGGCGCCTTCGGCAAGATCGTTTCGTCTCTGGTCGATAACATCATCATGCCGCCGATCGGCTTGCTGACGGGCGGGGTCGATTTCTCCGATCTCAAGCTGGTGCTGAAGGCCGCCGTTGGCGAAACGCCGGAAGTGGCCATCAGCTATGGCCTGTTCATCAATACCCTGATCCAGTTCGTGATCATCGGCGCGGCCATCTTCATGGTGGTCAAGGCCATCAATCGCCTGTTCCCGCCGCCTGCCGCTCCCGCGGCCCCGGCCGGACCTTCGGAGAAGGAACTGCTGGCGGATATCCTCGAAGAATTGAAGAAGAAATAA
- a CDS encoding glucokinase, which produces MTAVLLSDLSNSAHMKLALVTPGERPSDATLYPCKSVEEFNASIVDFLEANNQPDLMAAAVSACGWEVDGGFAMPNHNFRVDRQHLRDLLNIQRLHVVNDCVCKAMAVDRLFSSELVKVCGGDGEDGQARALVGAGRGLGLAGIVLDDLGHPTVLPCEGGHADLAVTTAREAQVFEHLERKYGHVSRERVVSMQGLAEIYEILGRVDEGDSRRVNAAEVMALAHTGDARAVEAISISQGFLAAMASDTALMLGARGGIYLAGEYIEMISELIDWKAFEDRFNDKGRLRGYMQDIPVYLIKARDLELIGLTTLFA; this is translated from the coding sequence ATGACTGCCGTTCTTTTGAGCGACCTCTCCAATAGCGCCCATATGAAACTGGCGCTAGTGACGCCGGGCGAACGTCCGTCCGACGCCACGCTGTATCCGTGCAAGTCGGTCGAAGAATTCAACGCCTCCATAGTCGATTTTCTCGAAGCCAACAACCAGCCCGACCTCATGGCCGCGGCGGTGTCGGCCTGCGGGTGGGAGGTCGATGGCGGCTTCGCCATGCCCAACCACAATTTCCGCGTCGATCGTCAGCATCTGCGCGACCTGTTGAATATCCAGCGTCTGCATGTCGTCAATGACTGCGTATGCAAGGCCATGGCCGTAGATCGCCTGTTCAGTTCGGAACTGGTCAAGGTCTGTGGCGGCGATGGCGAGGATGGTCAGGCGCGTGCGCTGGTCGGCGCCGGGCGCGGCCTGGGCCTGGCCGGCATCGTGCTCGACGATCTGGGGCACCCCACCGTTCTGCCATGCGAAGGCGGTCATGCGGACCTCGCCGTCACTACGGCGCGCGAGGCGCAAGTGTTTGAGCATCTGGAACGCAAATACGGCCATGTGTCACGTGAGCGCGTCGTCTCCATGCAGGGCCTGGCGGAAATCTATGAAATCCTCGGCCGCGTGGACGAAGGCGACAGCCGCCGCGTTAACGCCGCCGAAGTCATGGCACTGGCCCACACGGGCGACGCGCGTGCGGTGGAAGCCATTTCCATAAGTCAGGGTTTCCTTGCCGCCATGGCTTCCGACACCGCCCTTATGCTGGGCGCGCGCGGCGGTATATATCTGGCCGGCGAGTATATCGAGATGATCAGCGAATTGATCGACTGGAAGGCTTTCGAGGATCGTTTCAACGATAAGGGTCGCCTGCGCGGCTATATGCAGGACATACCTGTCTACCTCATCAAGGCGCGCGATCTGGAACTGATCGGCCTGACCACGCTTTTCGCTTAG
- a CDS encoding phosphoribosylanthranilate isomerase, whose product MTIKAKICGITDDDSARIAIDDSAGMLGFISFPKSPRHLDLDRMAQLIANATAYTARVGKNVKCVSVLVDPHDSLLEAIAQKVRPDLIQLHGHESPERVRHIRERFGIPLIKAISVETRADVLSATPYEDFVEHLLFDAKPPRDATLPGGVGARFDWTLMEGYPARRPWLLAGGLTPWNVAEAVSQSKANMVDVSSGVERSPGLKDAALISQFLKAVKGL is encoded by the coding sequence ATGACTATCAAGGCAAAAATTTGCGGTATTACGGATGATGATAGCGCTCGCATCGCGATAGATGACAGCGCTGGCATGTTAGGCTTCATCTCATTTCCGAAAAGTCCGAGACATCTTGACTTGGATCGCATGGCGCAGTTGATTGCAAATGCGACCGCCTATACTGCACGCGTCGGTAAAAACGTGAAATGTGTCAGTGTATTGGTCGATCCGCACGATTCGCTTCTGGAAGCGATTGCGCAGAAGGTCCGCCCCGACCTTATCCAGTTGCACGGCCATGAGAGTCCGGAGCGCGTGCGTCATATCCGTGAACGATTCGGCATCCCCCTGATCAAGGCGATCAGCGTCGAAACCCGTGCCGATGTCCTGTCCGCAACGCCCTATGAAGACTTTGTCGAGCACCTGCTGTTCGACGCCAAGCCGCCCAGGGACGCCACCCTGCCCGGCGGGGTCGGGGCACGGTTCGACTGGACGCTGATGGAGGGCTATCCTGCAAGACGGCCGTGGCTGCTGGCGGGTGGACTCACCCCCTGGAACGTGGCCGAGGCCGTATCGCAGTCGAAAGCCAACATGGTCGATGTTTCTTCTGGTGTTGAGCGGTCGCCGGGACTAAAAGACGCAGCACTGATCTCTCAGTTTCTTAAGGCCGTAAAAGGGCTTTAG
- the trpB gene encoding tryptophan synthase subunit beta, whose product MPDAKGRFGDFGGLYVPETLMPLVLELGEAWAQAKQDEAFWAEYHHLLKYFVGRPSPLYLAERLTDYFGGAKIYFKREELNHTGAHKINNCIGQILLARRMGRTRIIAETGAGQHGVASATVCAKFDLPCTVYMGALDVERQKPNVFRMQLMGTKVHPVTNGNGTLKDAMNEALRDWVTNVHDTYYMIGTAAGMHPYPEMVRDFQTIIGKETRQQILEAEGRLPDAVIACVGGGSNAIGMFHPFIDDESVKIVGVEAAGHGLDVYNGHAASLNGGRPGVLHGNRTYLLQDDDGQILEGHSISAGLDYPGIGPEHAHLFDTGRARYVYATDEEALAAFQLTSKLEGIIPALESSHAIARVGDLAKEVGKDGIVVLNLSGRGDKDIFTVAKALGQQMGNL is encoded by the coding sequence ATGCCGGACGCCAAAGGGCGCTTCGGTGATTTCGGCGGGCTCTATGTCCCCGAAACCCTCATGCCGCTCGTTCTCGAACTGGGCGAAGCGTGGGCCCAGGCGAAACAGGATGAGGCCTTTTGGGCGGAGTATCATCACCTTCTCAAATACTTTGTCGGTCGCCCCAGCCCGCTCTATCTGGCGGAGCGTCTCACCGACTATTTCGGCGGTGCCAAAATCTATTTCAAGCGCGAAGAGCTGAACCACACCGGCGCGCACAAGATCAATAACTGCATCGGTCAGATCCTGCTGGCGCGGCGTATGGGCCGCACGCGCATCATCGCTGAAACAGGCGCCGGTCAACACGGTGTGGCTTCGGCTACGGTGTGCGCCAAGTTTGATCTTCCGTGTACGGTCTATATGGGCGCACTGGACGTTGAGCGCCAAAAACCCAATGTGTTTCGTATGCAGTTGATGGGCACGAAGGTGCACCCGGTGACCAACGGCAACGGCACGCTAAAGGACGCCATGAACGAGGCCCTGCGCGACTGGGTCACCAATGTTCATGACACTTACTATATGATCGGCACCGCCGCCGGCATGCACCCCTATCCGGAAATGGTTCGCGACTTCCAGACCATCATCGGCAAGGAAACGCGCCAGCAGATACTCGAAGCCGAAGGCCGTCTGCCGGATGCCGTCATCGCCTGCGTTGGCGGAGGCTCCAACGCCATCGGCATGTTCCACCCCTTCATCGACGATGAGAGCGTGAAGATTGTCGGTGTCGAAGCCGCCGGTCACGGGCTCGACGTTTATAATGGTCACGCCGCTTCGCTGAACGGCGGTCGTCCGGGGGTGCTGCACGGCAACCGCACCTATCTGCTTCAGGATGACGACGGTCAGATTCTCGAAGGCCACTCGATCTCGGCGGGTCTCGACTATCCGGGTATCGGGCCGGAGCACGCGCACCTGTTCGATACGGGGCGCGCCCGCTATGTCTACGCCACCGACGAAGAGGCGCTGGCGGCCTTCCAACTGACCTCCAAGCTCGAAGGCATCATCCCGGCGCTCGAATCCTCGCACGCCATCGCCCGTGTCGGCGATCTGGCCAAAGAGGTCGGTAAGGACGGTATCGTCGTGCTCAACCTGTCGGGTCGCGGCGATAAGGACATCTTCACCGTGGCGAAAGCCCTCGGTCAGCAAATGGGGAATCTCTAA
- the trpA gene encoding tryptophan synthase subunit alpha has product MSVARINARFAQLKAENRAAFVSYIMAGDPDLETSFDVLKGLAEAGADIIELGFPFSDPMAEGPIIQLAAERSLKNGTRIADVFALASRFREINHDTPLILMGYMNPVENMGYPAFAEACAKAGVDGVIVVDCPPEEAERLIDALDAADVALIRLITPTSDDNRLKTLVKRTKGFVYYVSVAGVTGVKEADAEGIRDAVAHVREVASLPVVVGFGIKTPERAAEIARIADGSVVGSVLVDSIAKSLLENSPVRTKVLETAGLLAQAVRNARN; this is encoded by the coding sequence GTGTCAGTCGCGCGTATCAACGCCCGCTTCGCCCAGCTCAAGGCGGAGAACCGGGCCGCTTTTGTCTCCTACATCATGGCCGGGGACCCGGATCTCGAAACCTCTTTCGACGTGCTGAAGGGCTTGGCCGAGGCCGGGGCCGACATTATCGAGCTGGGCTTCCCCTTCTCCGACCCCATGGCCGAAGGCCCGATCATTCAGTTGGCCGCCGAGCGTTCGCTGAAGAACGGCACCAGGATCGCCGACGTTTTCGCCCTCGCTTCACGGTTTCGTGAAATTAATCACGACACACCGCTGATTCTGATGGGCTACATGAATCCGGTCGAGAATATGGGCTATCCGGCCTTCGCCGAAGCCTGCGCCAAGGCTGGCGTCGATGGCGTGATCGTCGTCGATTGTCCGCCGGAAGAAGCCGAACGTCTGATTGATGCGCTCGATGCCGCCGATGTGGCCCTGATCCGTCTGATCACCCCGACCAGCGACGACAATCGACTGAAAACGCTGGTGAAGCGCACCAAGGGCTTCGTCTATTACGTCTCCGTGGCGGGCGTCACCGGCGTCAAGGAAGCCGATGCCGAGGGTATCCGCGACGCCGTGGCCCACGTTCGCGAAGTCGCCAGCCTGCCCGTCGTCGTCGGTTTCGGCATCAAGACGCCGGAGCGTGCCGCCGAAATCGCCCGTATCGCCGACGGCAGCGTCGTCGGCTCGGTTCTGGTCGATTCAATAGCGAAATCTTTACTTGAAAATTCGCCTGTCAGGACAAAAGTACTGGAAACCGCCGGTCTTTTGGCTCAGGCTGTCCGTAACGCAAGAAACTAG
- a CDS encoding acetyl-CoA carboxylase carboxyltransferase subunit beta — protein sequence MAIADKLAKSRRALPNPARPTDRRDSGGWLAKIAPGVSKFVSKRETPENLWVKDPDTGEMIYRPDLEAALWVTPTGRHMRINAQTRLSFTFDNGEYEALDTPAVPEDPLHFSDGKPYAQRLKAARDASGAKDTMQIGYGKVSDVPCVVLVQDFTFMGGSLGMAAGEAFIAACRYAVERKVPLVAITASGGARMQEGTLSLMQLARTTLAIQELKSAQLPYIVVLTDPTTGGVSASYAMLGDIHLAEPGALICFAGPRVIETTIREKLPEGFQRAEYLVDKGMVDRVVPRAELPEVLGALMSMLMDGKRRVA from the coding sequence ATGGCCATTGCCGACAAATTAGCCAAGAGTAGACGCGCCTTGCCGAATCCCGCCCGCCCCACGGACCGCCGCGACAGCGGTGGCTGGCTCGCCAAGATCGCCCCCGGCGTCTCCAAGTTCGTGTCCAAGCGCGAAACGCCTGAAAATCTGTGGGTCAAGGACCCCGATACGGGCGAGATGATCTATCGTCCTGACCTGGAGGCCGCCCTGTGGGTGACGCCGACGGGTCGGCACATGCGCATCAATGCGCAAACACGTCTGTCCTTTACCTTCGACAACGGTGAATACGAAGCCCTCGACACGCCCGCTGTGCCCGAAGACCCGCTGCATTTCTCCGACGGCAAGCCTTACGCCCAGCGCCTCAAGGCGGCGCGCGATGCGTCTGGCGCGAAGGACACCATGCAGATCGGCTATGGCAAGGTATCGGATGTGCCCTGCGTCGTGCTGGTGCAGGACTTCACCTTTATGGGTGGCTCGCTTGGCATGGCTGCGGGCGAAGCCTTTATTGCCGCCTGCCGTTACGCGGTTGAGCGCAAGGTGCCGCTGGTCGCCATCACGGCTTCGGGCGGGGCGCGGATGCAGGAAGGCACGCTCTCCCTGATGCAACTGGCGCGCACGACACTCGCCATTCAGGAACTCAAGTCGGCGCAACTGCCGTACATCGTCGTTCTGACCGACCCGACCACGGGCGGCGTCTCGGCCTCCTACGCCATGCTGGGCGACATCCATCTGGCAGAGCCGGGCGCGCTGATCTGCTTCGCCGGCCCGCGTGTGATCGAGACCACTATCCGCGAAAAACTGCCTGAAGGCTTCCAGCGCGCCGAATACCTCGTCGACAAAGGCATGGTGGACCGTGTCGTTCCGCGTGCAGAGCTTCCCGAAGTGCTGGGCGCGTTGATGTCCATGCTGATGGATGGCAAGCGTCGGGTGGCCTGA
- a CDS encoding GNAT family N-acetyltransferase — MSDIIDNTAQSRFELTRDGYVAYADYHLQGEVLNIDYVFAPPELRGSGAAGELMKGIVAAARTRGQKIHPICGYAAAWLKRSSESYDLLI, encoded by the coding sequence ATGAGCGATATCATCGACAATACGGCGCAAAGCCGTTTCGAACTGACCCGCGACGGGTACGTCGCCTATGCCGACTACCATCTGCAGGGCGAGGTGCTGAATATCGACTACGTCTTCGCACCGCCGGAATTGCGCGGCTCAGGCGCGGCCGGCGAGTTGATGAAGGGCATTGTGGCCGCCGCCCGCACGCGCGGTCAGAAGATCCACCCCATCTGCGGCTACGCGGCGGCGTGGCTGAAACGCTCATCCGAGAGCTACGATCTGCTGATCTAG